From a single Proteiniborus sp. DW1 genomic region:
- a CDS encoding restriction endonuclease subunit S, whose product MSCSEWKEVTLADISIGGKGSYGISASAVEYSEGLFTYLRITDISDDGIIIKDSLMSVDDKNAEKYLLEPNDIVFARTGNSTGRSYFYDGRDGKFVYAGFLIKFSLDPEKVNPKFMRYYTISTDYRNWVSSFSTGSTRGNINAQTYGSMKIKLPPRKQQDFLVEILSKLDEKIEINKQINKKLEEMAQAIFKHWFIDFEFPNENGEPYKSSGEEMVESELGMIPKGWEVSNLNTVADIEMGQSPKGTSYNESGIGEVFYQGRTDFGNRFPTKRLYTTEPKKMAKAGDILMSVRAPVGDINIAYEDCCIGRGLCLIRNREGHSSYMYYLMMSIRETLEIYNSEGTVFGSINKETLKSLPIIKPHSSIIEMYEKLVNDLDQKYLYNVKENRILVSLRDTLLPKLMSGEIRVPVDN is encoded by the coding sequence GTAGTGAGTGGAAAGAAGTAACATTAGCAGATATTTCGATTGGAGGTAAAGGTAGTTATGGTATATCTGCTTCTGCAGTAGAATACTCAGAGGGCTTATTCACTTATTTAAGAATAACAGATATAAGTGATGATGGAATTATTATAAAAGATAGCTTGATGTCTGTTGATGATAAAAATGCTGAAAAGTATTTATTAGAGCCTAATGATATTGTCTTTGCAAGAACAGGTAATAGTACTGGTAGAAGTTATTTTTATGATGGTAGAGATGGGAAGTTTGTATATGCTGGCTTTTTAATAAAGTTTAGTTTGGATCCAGAAAAGGTTAATCCTAAGTTTATGAGATATTATACAATTTCAACAGATTATAGGAATTGGGTGTCTTCATTTTCTACTGGAAGTACTCGTGGAAACATTAATGCTCAAACATATGGAAGCATGAAAATAAAATTACCACCTAGGAAACAACAAGATTTTTTAGTTGAAATTCTTTCAAAGTTAGACGAAAAAATTGAAATCAATAAGCAAATCAACAAAAAATTAGAAGAAATGGCACAAGCTATTTTTAAACATTGGTTTATAGACTTCGAATTTCCAAATGAAAATGGAGAACCATATAAATCTAGTGGTGAAGAGATGGTTGAAAGCGAACTTGGGATGATACCTAAGGGGTGGGAAGTATCAAACTTAAATACAGTTGCAGATATTGAAATGGGACAGTCTCCTAAGGGAACTAGCTATAATGAATCTGGTATTGGTGAAGTTTTTTACCAAGGGAGAACTGACTTTGGAAACAGATTCCCAACTAAAAGATTATATACCACTGAACCCAAGAAAATGGCGAAAGCAGGAGACATTTTAATGAGTGTCAGAGCACCTGTTGGAGATATAAATATTGCTTATGAAGATTGTTGCATAGGTAGAGGGTTATGTTTAATAAGAAATAGAGAAGGTCATAGTTCTTATATGTATTATTTAATGATGAGTATTAGAGAGACATTAGAGATATATAATAGCGAAGGGACTGTGTTCGGGTCAATTAATAAAGAAACGCTAAAAAGCTTGCCTATAATTAAACCACATAGTTCTATAATAGAGATGTACGAAAAACTAGTAAATGATTTAGATCAAAAATATTTATATAATGTTAAAGAAAATAGAATTTTAGTTTCATTACGTGATACTCTCCTACCAAAACTAATGTCAGGAGAAATAAGAGTACCTGTTGATAATTAA
- a CDS encoding type I restriction endonuclease subunit R: MNFTEELLEQACIEILQDLGYDYVFGPDISCDGDYPERKDYHEVILEQRVRDALYRINKDLPAIAIEDAYRQIITFNSPMLEENNRYFHRLLVEGIEVTFKDKNNIRTKKAYIVDFDNIKNNDFLVANQFTIIENEERRPDLIIFVNGIPLVVVELKSASDENVGIENAYNQIQTYKRDIPSLFNYNAFCILSDGINAKAGTISSNEERFMNWRSIDGITVEPLSKPQYEVLFYGMLAKERLLDIIKNFILFQESKEEEKDSDGNKLGDKKTIIKILAAYHQYFAVKKAIEKTKEATKEDGDRKIGVIWHTQGSGKSFTMVFYTSGLVRELNNPTIVVITDRNDLDDQLFNTFLKSEDILRQTPKQADVRKLTEEQKKQQAKENSKELNGLFDLLNDRQSGGIIFTTIQKFMPDEDEMPVLTDRRNVIIIADEAHRSQYGLEAKMDSKKGEVKYGYAKYLRDALPNASFIGFTGTPIDLDDRSTTAVFGHCIDTYDMTRAVEDEATVKIYYENRIIKLETDDEELKKIDEEFDEVTEGQEELEKEKNKSKWSRLEAVVGSPNRVKKLAEDIVNHYEEKSKTIEGKAMIVCMSRRICVDLYDEIIKLRPDWHSDDVNKGKIKVVMTGSAADSERLQKHVGGKQRRDILAKRMKDNDDELKIVIVRDMWLTGFDVPSMHTMYIDKPMKGHTLMQAIARVNRVFKDKSGGVVVDYLGILESLKHALKEYTDVDKKNTAIDTSVAVSIMLEKLEILQGMMHGFDYSNYMSTSQVERIRAITGGMDFILGKSEKEQKEFKQISVELAKAHSLCAATEEGKAKALEVGYFKAVKASLVKLREKEPVKYSKKEIEARLNQMLERSIISEDVIDVFDVMGLQRPDVSILSEDFLNEVREMKHKNLAVEMLKKLLEGNIKAMEKRNLVKSERFSEKLKKALIKYRNQAITNAEVIEELIKMAHDMKKAKEEEKDLGLNEDEIAFYDALTADGIVREFMTDETLKKIAQELTLAIKNNITIDWSVRKSAQAGMRRIIKRLLKKYDYPPEQAKNALMVVMRQAEKMCGNMSTQDIQYDRVAEEEKQDYLLGEDE, from the coding sequence ATGAATTTTACTGAAGAGCTTTTAGAGCAAGCTTGTATAGAGATTTTACAAGACTTGGGATATGACTATGTATTTGGCCCAGATATATCCTGTGATGGAGATTATCCTGAGAGAAAGGATTATCATGAGGTTATATTGGAGCAAAGAGTAAGAGATGCCTTATATAGAATAAACAAGGATTTACCTGCTATAGCTATTGAGGATGCTTACAGACAAATAATTACCTTCAATAGTCCCATGTTAGAGGAAAACAACAGATACTTTCATAGGTTATTAGTAGAAGGCATAGAAGTTACCTTTAAGGACAAGAACAATATTAGAACTAAGAAAGCTTATATTGTTGATTTTGACAATATTAAGAATAACGATTTTTTAGTAGCGAATCAATTCACAATAATTGAAAACGAAGAGAGAAGACCGGATTTAATTATATTTGTCAATGGAATCCCATTAGTAGTAGTTGAGCTTAAATCAGCCAGCGATGAAAATGTAGGAATAGAAAATGCATATAACCAAATTCAAACCTATAAAAGGGATATCCCTTCATTATTTAATTATAATGCATTCTGTATCTTATCAGATGGTATTAATGCAAAGGCAGGAACCATTTCATCTAATGAAGAACGCTTCATGAATTGGAGAAGTATAGATGGAATAACTGTTGAACCATTATCTAAACCACAATATGAAGTTTTATTTTATGGTATGCTTGCAAAGGAGCGACTATTAGATATAATTAAAAATTTCATACTATTCCAAGAATCAAAGGAAGAAGAAAAAGACTCAGATGGAAATAAACTAGGGGACAAGAAAACAATAATTAAAATACTTGCAGCCTATCATCAATATTTTGCAGTAAAGAAGGCTATTGAGAAAACAAAGGAAGCTACAAAGGAAGATGGGGATAGAAAAATAGGAGTTATATGGCATACCCAAGGCTCTGGTAAAAGCTTTACTATGGTATTCTATACATCAGGATTAGTAAGAGAATTAAATAACCCAACTATTGTAGTTATTACTGATAGAAACGATTTAGATGACCAATTATTTAATACCTTCTTAAAGTCAGAAGATATATTAAGGCAAACTCCAAAGCAAGCAGATGTTCGTAAGTTAACTGAGGAGCAAAAGAAGCAACAAGCAAAAGAAAATTCAAAAGAGTTAAATGGGCTTTTTGATTTACTAAACGACAGACAATCCGGGGGAATTATATTTACAACTATTCAGAAGTTCATGCCTGATGAAGATGAAATGCCTGTTCTTACAGATCGTAGAAATGTTATTATCATAGCTGATGAAGCACATAGGAGTCAATACGGACTAGAGGCTAAAATGGATTCTAAAAAAGGTGAAGTAAAATACGGTTATGCTAAGTATCTGAGAGATGCCCTTCCTAATGCATCATTTATAGGCTTTACAGGGACACCGATTGATTTAGATGATCGCTCTACAACTGCTGTATTTGGTCATTGTATAGATACCTATGATATGACAAGAGCAGTAGAGGATGAAGCTACAGTTAAGATATATTATGAAAACAGGATTATTAAATTAGAAACAGATGATGAAGAGTTAAAGAAAATAGACGAAGAGTTTGATGAAGTAACTGAGGGACAGGAAGAGCTAGAAAAAGAAAAGAACAAATCAAAGTGGTCAAGATTAGAAGCTGTAGTAGGATCACCTAATAGAGTTAAAAAGCTAGCTGAGGATATAGTTAATCACTATGAAGAAAAGTCTAAAACCATAGAAGGTAAAGCAATGATAGTTTGCATGAGCAGGAGAATCTGCGTAGACCTATATGATGAAATAATTAAGCTAAGACCTGATTGGCATAGTGATGATGTAAATAAAGGCAAGATAAAAGTAGTTATGACAGGGAGTGCAGCAGATAGTGAAAGATTACAAAAACATGTTGGAGGTAAGCAACGAAGAGATATATTAGCTAAAAGAATGAAGGACAATGATGATGAATTAAAGATTGTAATAGTAAGAGATATGTGGCTCACAGGATTTGATGTACCATCTATGCATACTATGTACATCGACAAACCTATGAAGGGACATACTCTAATGCAGGCAATTGCTAGAGTTAATAGAGTATTTAAGGATAAGTCTGGTGGTGTAGTAGTTGATTATCTTGGAATCCTTGAAAGCTTAAAACATGCTTTAAAGGAGTATACAGATGTAGATAAGAAAAATACTGCAATTGATACCTCTGTAGCTGTTTCTATTATGCTAGAAAAGTTAGAAATACTACAAGGAATGATGCATGGCTTTGATTATTCTAACTATATGAGTACATCTCAAGTAGAGAGAATTAGAGCGATTACTGGTGGAATGGATTTCATTTTAGGGAAGTCAGAGAAAGAGCAAAAAGAATTTAAGCAGATTTCAGTAGAATTAGCTAAGGCACATTCATTATGTGCAGCTACAGAAGAAGGGAAAGCAAAAGCATTAGAAGTAGGCTACTTTAAAGCTGTAAAAGCGAGCTTAGTTAAGCTAAGAGAAAAGGAACCTGTCAAATATTCAAAAAAGGAAATTGAAGCAAGACTAAATCAAATGCTTGAGCGTTCCATCATTTCTGAAGATGTTATTGATGTCTTCGATGTAATGGGGCTTCAAAGACCGGATGTATCTATTTTATCAGAAGATTTTTTGAATGAAGTTAGAGAAATGAAGCATAAGAATTTAGCGGTAGAAATGTTGAAGAAGCTATTAGAAGGCAATATAAAAGCAATGGAAAAGAGAAATCTAGTAAAATCTGAAAGATTCTCAGAGAAGCTGAAAAAAGCTCTAATTAAGTATAGAAATCAAGCTATTACCAATGCAGAGGTTATAGAAGAACTCATTAAAATGGCACATGATATGAAAAAAGCAAAGGAAGAAGAGAAGGATTTAGGACTTAATGAAGATGAAATTGCATTTTATGATGCATTAACAGCAGATGGAATTGTAAGAGAATTCATGACTGATGAAACCTTAAAGAAAATTGCTCAAGAATTGACCCTTGCTATTAAGAATAACATTACTATTGACTGGAGTGTAAGAAAAAGTGCTCAAGCAGGTATGAGAAGAATCATAAAAAGACTACTCAAAAAATATGACTACCCACCAGAACAAGCTAAGAATGCTCTTATGGTAGTCATGAGACAAGCAGAGAAAATGTGCGGTAATATGAGCACACAAGATATCCAGTATGATAGGGTAGCAGAAGAGGAAAAACAAGATTATTTACTTGGAGAAGATGAGTAA
- a CDS encoding nucleotidyltransferase domain-containing protein, producing MSIIEKCRDILIGYKSIIFAYIFGSYVQGKDRADSDIDIAIYLEENLDIDTYLEIKIRLTEACKREVDLIILNDAKPLLKYEIYKNNLSLFCRDKSKETRYKVKTLFEYSDFKRYLDLSYAQTIERLRKEVKTNG from the coding sequence ATGAGCATTATAGAAAAATGTAGAGATATTTTGATTGGATATAAAAGTATAATCTTTGCCTATATCTTTGGGTCTTATGTACAAGGGAAGGACAGGGCAGATAGTGACATAGATATTGCCATATATTTAGAAGAAAATTTAGATATAGACACCTATCTAGAAATAAAGATACGTTTAACGGAAGCTTGTAAAAGAGAGGTAGATTTAATCATACTAAACGATGCTAAACCTCTTCTAAAATATGAAATTTATAAAAACAATTTATCTTTGTTTTGTAGGGATAAGTCTAAAGAGACTAGATACAAAGTGAAAACTTTATTTGAATATAGTGATTTTAAGCGGTACCTAGATTTATCTTATGCTCAAACTATTGAAAGACTAAGAAAAGAGGTGAAAACCAATGGTTAA
- a CDS encoding DUF86 domain-containing protein, whose product MVNIEVIKQRLNQLSNSLKKIERYKELSLEDFLEDDIIQDVVEYNLFIAINMMIDIATHIVVDNNIGNPETFGEAFELLYKHKYFTADEAKNYKKMVGLRNILSHEYLKIDKKIIYSILQNNIIDIKRFIILVHDNFI is encoded by the coding sequence ATGGTTAATATTGAAGTAATTAAACAGAGATTAAACCAATTATCAAATTCTCTTAAAAAGATTGAAAGATATAAGGAATTATCCTTAGAAGATTTTTTAGAAGATGATATCATACAAGATGTAGTAGAATATAATTTATTCATTGCTATAAACATGATGATAGACATTGCTACACATATTGTAGTAGATAATAACATAGGTAATCCGGAAACTTTTGGAGAAGCATTTGAGCTTTTATATAAACATAAATATTTCACGGCTGATGAAGCAAAAAATTATAAAAAAATGGTTGGTCTTAGAAATATATTGTCTCATGAATACCTGAAAATTGACAAAAAGATAATTTATAGTATATTACAGAATAATATAATTGATATAAAGAGATTTATCATTCTTGTCCATGATAATTTCATTTAA
- a CDS encoding prolyl oligopeptidase family serine peptidase → MVWKTFEPESQLVSLERIVIGDIPCLRYRPKGSKGLLPTVIYYHGWHSSKEYQRFKGTVLAAYGYQVIIPDAMYHGERNPIDHNEPNVFEKYFWDVVFQNTEESQLIIENIIENYQADPNRIGVMGHSMGGFSASGVFVKNTHLRCMVNLNGSCSWVKAEEIFRRIGNMSPITDERVKLLSQYDPIYNKEKIKNRPILMLHGDRDSSVPIDCQREFFKEMFPLYSENPEKLKLIEIPRMDHYISTGMLEAAIEWFEKYL, encoded by the coding sequence ATGGTTTGGAAAACTTTTGAACCCGAAAGTCAGTTAGTGTCATTAGAGAGAATAGTAATAGGAGATATTCCTTGTTTAAGGTATAGACCTAAGGGGAGCAAGGGATTATTACCTACTGTGATTTACTATCATGGTTGGCATTCTAGTAAGGAATATCAGAGATTTAAGGGTACTGTGCTAGCTGCCTATGGATATCAAGTTATCATTCCTGATGCAATGTACCATGGTGAGAGAAATCCAATTGATCATAATGAACCAAATGTATTTGAAAAGTATTTTTGGGATGTGGTTTTTCAAAACACTGAAGAATCACAACTTATAATTGAAAATATAATAGAAAATTACCAAGCAGATCCAAACAGGATAGGAGTTATGGGACACTCAATGGGAGGCTTTAGTGCTTCTGGAGTATTCGTAAAGAATACTCATTTAAGATGCATGGTAAACTTAAATGGCTCATGTTCTTGGGTAAAGGCAGAAGAAATATTTAGAAGAATAGGTAATATGTCTCCTATTACTGATGAAAGAGTAAAGCTGCTTTCCCAATATGACCCAATATATAATAAAGAAAAAATAAAAAATAGACCTATACTTATGCTTCATGGAGATAGGGATTCAAGTGTACCTATAGATTGCCAGAGAGAATTCTTTAAAGAGATGTTTCCACTATATAGTGAGAATCCAGAAAAACTAAAGCTTATAGAAATTCCGAGAATGGATCATTATATAAGTACTGGTATGCTTGAAGCGGCTATTGAATGGTTTGAGAAATATTTGTAA
- a CDS encoding phosphoglycerate dehydrogenase codes for MRKGEVLVKVLMTFDFGIENINRIKELGYEVILIGEKELCFSEELADIDVLICYNPFKTLDISKLSNLKLIQLSSVGIDQVPMEILREKNIKLTNNKGGYSIPIGEWIVLKLLEMLKNSKSFYQKQLEKRWKVDTSLLELYGKTIGFIGTGSIATEAAKRLKGFEVNILGVNTNGTDTEHFDKCYSVDNLKEMIKSCDAIVVSIPYTKKTHHLINHEVFQEMKDGVFLVNIARGSIIDEKSMIENLKNGKVKGAALDVFEKEPMDEDNPLWEMENVIVTPHNSWMSEMGNVRRFNIIYENLRRFKSGEKLLNVVEFNKGY; via the coding sequence ATGAGGAAAGGGGAGGTTTTAGTGAAGGTATTAATGACATTTGATTTTGGTATAGAAAATATAAATAGAATAAAGGAACTTGGCTATGAAGTTATACTAATAGGAGAAAAAGAGCTTTGTTTTTCTGAAGAATTAGCTGATATTGATGTATTAATATGTTATAACCCATTTAAAACATTAGATATATCTAAACTTTCAAATTTAAAACTCATACAGCTATCAAGTGTTGGAATTGACCAAGTGCCTATGGAAATCCTAAGAGAAAAAAATATTAAATTAACAAATAATAAGGGAGGTTACAGTATACCTATTGGCGAATGGATTGTACTTAAATTGTTAGAAATGCTTAAGAACAGCAAGTCATTTTATCAAAAACAATTAGAAAAGAGGTGGAAAGTAGACACATCATTACTCGAGTTATATGGAAAGACAATTGGTTTTATCGGAACAGGGAGCATTGCAACAGAAGCTGCTAAGAGGTTAAAAGGATTTGAAGTGAATATTTTAGGAGTTAATACTAATGGTACAGATACTGAACACTTTGACAAATGCTATAGTGTAGACAATTTAAAAGAGATGATTAAGAGCTGTGATGCTATAGTTGTGTCTATACCATATACAAAGAAAACGCATCACTTAATAAATCATGAAGTGTTCCAAGAAATGAAGGACGGAGTTTTTCTAGTCAATATAGCAAGGGGGAGTATCATAGACGAAAAGTCAATGATAGAAAACCTAAAAAATGGTAAGGTTAAAGGTGCCGCACTAGATGTATTTGAAAAGGAACCGATGGATGAAGATAACCCACTTTGGGAAATGGAAAATGTTATAGTGACACCACATAATTCATGGATGTCTGAGATGGGGAATGTTAGAAGATTCAATATAATTTATGAGAATCTTAGGAGATTTAAGTCAGGAGAAAAATTGCTTAATGTAGTCGAATTTAATAAAGGCTACTAA
- a CDS encoding phosphate ABC transporter substrate-binding protein, which yields MKKVKLLSLILVAVLASLAFVGCTSSDANDTPSNVQEENQNESKSLLKGTINIIGSTSVQPLTQKLADVFASVEPGIQIDIQGVGSTAGVKAANDGTADIGTASRELKSEEKEWGLTEHVIARDGIAIAVNPSNSVSDLTTEQAAKIFKGEITNWKEVGGEDREIIVISREAGSGTRGAFDEILGIKETLSEKALVAEGNGAVKQNIATKQAAIGYVSLGYIDDSIKALKIDGVEPTVETIQANEYPVARPFLMLTKGELSPEVKAFIDFIMSSEGQKIVGEGYIPVK from the coding sequence GTGAAGAAAGTTAAATTACTTAGCCTAATTTTAGTTGCTGTACTGGCTTCATTAGCATTTGTAGGATGCACAAGTTCTGATGCTAATGATACTCCAAGTAATGTTCAAGAGGAGAATCAAAATGAAAGTAAGAGTTTATTAAAGGGAACTATAAATATTATTGGATCTACTTCTGTGCAACCTTTAACTCAAAAATTAGCTGATGTCTTTGCAAGTGTTGAACCGGGAATTCAAATTGATATACAAGGTGTGGGCTCAACTGCAGGTGTAAAAGCTGCTAATGATGGAACAGCAGATATAGGAACTGCTTCTCGTGAGCTTAAATCAGAAGAAAAAGAATGGGGATTAACTGAACATGTTATAGCAAGAGATGGTATTGCAATTGCAGTGAATCCAAGTAATTCTGTATCTGATTTGACTACAGAGCAAGCTGCTAAAATATTTAAGGGTGAAATCACAAATTGGAAGGAAGTCGGAGGAGAAGACAGAGAAATTATTGTAATAAGTCGTGAAGCTGGTTCAGGTACTAGAGGAGCTTTTGATGAGATATTAGGTATTAAAGAAACACTTAGTGAAAAGGCTTTAGTGGCAGAAGGAAATGGTGCTGTAAAGCAAAACATAGCTACTAAACAAGCTGCTATAGGATATGTTTCACTTGGATATATAGATGATTCTATAAAAGCACTTAAAATTGATGGTGTAGAACCAACAGTTGAAACTATACAAGCAAATGAGTATCCAGTTGCAAGACCATTTTTAATGTTAACAAAAGGTGAACTTAGTCCAGAAGTCAAAGCTTTTATAGATTTCATTATGAGTAGTGAAGGACAGAAAATAGTTGGGGAAGGATATATACCTGTAAAATAG
- the pstC gene encoding phosphate ABC transporter permease subunit PstC — MNLNGNSNIINRKKGQTLPQASGLITLNKSRDISERLIEIFFFICALFAVLSVAIITIYIFAKGIPAIVTIGLGDFVLGKVWKPMQDIFGIFPMIIGSVLATIGAIIIGVPIGVLTAVFLAEIAPKRVARIVQPAVELLAGIPSVVYGFFGLVVIVPMISNYLGGPGNSLLAVNIILGIMILPTIVNISLTSIRAVPSEYKEASLGMGASHIQTIFKVVLPAARSGILTGIVLGIGRAIGETMAVILVAGNTPAVPDSILAPIRTLTANIAMEMSYAFGLHQDALFATGVVLFAFIMFLNIIFSKLTSKVGD, encoded by the coding sequence ATGAATTTGAATGGTAATTCAAACATAATTAACAGAAAAAAAGGTCAGACTTTACCACAAGCCAGTGGTCTTATAACACTAAATAAATCAAGAGATATAAGTGAAAGGCTAATTGAAATCTTTTTCTTCATATGTGCCTTATTTGCAGTATTATCTGTTGCAATAATTACTATATACATTTTTGCTAAAGGAATACCTGCAATAGTTACGATAGGATTAGGTGATTTTGTCCTAGGGAAAGTGTGGAAGCCAATGCAGGATATTTTCGGGATATTTCCTATGATAATAGGTTCAGTTTTAGCTACAATAGGTGCTATTATAATTGGAGTTCCTATAGGAGTATTAACAGCAGTATTTTTAGCTGAAATTGCTCCAAAAAGAGTTGCTAGGATAGTTCAGCCAGCAGTTGAGTTATTAGCAGGTATTCCGTCTGTAGTATATGGATTTTTTGGATTAGTAGTTATTGTCCCGATGATAAGTAATTATTTAGGCGGTCCAGGGAATAGCCTTTTAGCTGTTAACATAATACTTGGTATAATGATTCTGCCGACTATTGTTAACATATCTCTAACATCAATACGTGCTGTGCCCTCTGAATATAAGGAAGCATCACTAGGTATGGGAGCATCGCATATACAGACGATTTTTAAAGTAGTACTGCCGGCTGCTCGTTCAGGTATTTTAACAGGAATAGTACTAGGAATAGGCAGGGCAATAGGTGAAACAATGGCAGTTATTTTAGTAGCAGGGAATACTCCTGCTGTTCCAGACTCAATTTTAGCACCTATTCGTACTTTAACAGCAAATATTGCTATGGAGATGTCATATGCCTTTGGACTACATCAGGATGCACTATTTGCAACGGGAGTAGTTTTATTTGCTTTTATAATGTTTTTAAATATTATATTCAGTAAATTGACAAGTAAGGTGGGTGATTAA
- the pstA gene encoding phosphate ABC transporter permease PstA, with protein sequence MKVSRRKLIDNTAKILIWLSALITVGALAWILIHVISNGLSEINWSFLTNNPSDDEAGIFPMIISTLYIVLLSIAISTPIGVCSAIYLVEYAKPGKVVRIIRFATESLAGIPSIIYGLFGMIFFVIVLGLKFSLISGAITLSMMVLPTIIRTTEEALKAVPRSFREGSLALGASKLRTIFKVILPSAAPGIITAIILSIGRVVGETAAVYLTAGMVPRLPTSIMDSGRTLSVHLYILAKEGISFEQADATALVLIIVVALINFIANKIGARMKRV encoded by the coding sequence ATTAAGGTGAGTAGAAGAAAACTGATAGATAATACTGCTAAGATACTAATTTGGCTATCTGCCTTAATTACAGTTGGAGCTCTTGCGTGGATTTTAATACATGTAATTTCAAACGGATTATCAGAAATAAATTGGAGCTTTTTAACAAACAACCCTTCTGATGATGAAGCGGGAATATTTCCTATGATTATAAGTACTCTTTATATTGTATTATTGTCTATTGCTATTTCTACGCCTATCGGCGTATGCTCTGCAATATACTTAGTCGAATATGCAAAACCAGGTAAGGTAGTCAGAATAATAAGATTTGCAACTGAAAGCTTGGCAGGAATTCCATCCATTATATATGGTTTGTTTGGGATGATTTTTTTCGTTATTGTACTTGGACTAAAGTTCTCACTAATATCAGGTGCAATTACACTAAGTATGATGGTACTACCTACAATCATTAGAACTACAGAAGAAGCACTTAAAGCAGTACCTAGAAGCTTTAGAGAAGGAAGCTTAGCCTTAGGAGCATCAAAGCTTAGAACTATTTTTAAAGTAATATTGCCAAGTGCAGCACCAGGAATTATTACAGCTATAATATTGAGCATTGGTAGAGTTGTAGGTGAAACAGCAGCTGTATATTTAACAGCAGGAATGGTTCCTAGACTGCCAACAAGCATTATGGATTCAGGAAGGACATTATCGGTTCATTTATATATTTTAGCTAAAGAAGGTATATCCTTTGAACAAGCTGATGCTACTGCACTAGTATTGATTATAGTTGTGGCATTAATAAATTTTATAGCTAATAAAATAGGAGCTAGAATGAAGAGGGTATAA
- the pstB gene encoding phosphate ABC transporter ATP-binding protein PstB: protein MSKDKFSVKDLNLFYGDMQALKSVNMQIPEKQITALIGPSGCGKSTFLKTLNRMNDLVENCKITGEIMLDGQDIYKNVDVIELRKKVGMVFQKPNPFPMSIYDNVAYGPRTHGIRNKAKLDEIVEMSLRAAAIWDELKDRLKKNALGLSGGQQQRLCIARALAVEPEVLLMDEPTSALDPISTLKIEDLATQLKEKYTIVIVTHNMQQAGRISDNTAFFLHGEVIEYSSTIKIFSNPDDKRTEDYITGRFG from the coding sequence ATGAGCAAAGATAAGTTTTCAGTAAAAGATCTAAACCTGTTTTACGGAGATATGCAAGCGCTTAAATCCGTTAATATGCAAATACCTGAAAAGCAAATTACTGCATTAATAGGACCTTCAGGATGTGGCAAATCCACATTTTTGAAAACATTAAATCGTATGAATGATCTAGTAGAAAACTGCAAAATAACTGGTGAAATTATGCTAGATGGACAAGATATATATAAGAACGTTGATGTCATAGAATTAAGAAAAAAGGTTGGGATGGTATTCCAAAAGCCTAACCCTTTTCCAATGAGTATTTATGATAATGTAGCCTATGGGCCAAGAACTCATGGAATCCGTAATAAGGCTAAATTGGATGAGATTGTGGAGATGAGTTTACGAGCTGCTGCTATATGGGATGAGCTAAAGGATAGACTAAAGAAAAACGCTCTAGGATTATCTGGTGGGCAACAGCAAAGACTTTGTATTGCAAGAGCATTGGCAGTAGAGCCAGAAGTGTTGCTTATGGATGAGCCTACGTCAGCATTAGACCCGATTTCTACATTGAAAATAGAAGACTTAGCTACACAGCTAAAAGAAAAATATACTATTGTTATAGTAACTCATAATATGCAGCAAGCAGGACGTATATCAGATAATACTGCATTCTTTTTACATGGTGAGGTAATTGAGTATTCATCTACTATAAAGATTTTCAGTAATCCAGACGATAAACGCACTGAGGATTATATTACAGGCAGATTCGGTTAA